In Stenotrophomonas sp. 169, one DNA window encodes the following:
- a CDS encoding histidine kinase, with translation MKIRLGTTRIGWMYYLAIWTAVAIVFALQNALTRSLNGEAAALFDHLRWSMIQWYSWAALAPLVFRLAVRYPLQPGRHLLGLGPQLVASLAVTFMAMITGALISTLFEPSGFADQLGYFLAQHFAVGMLTYWALFAIQQAMHFHAEQAQRTLEASQLATDLAQSRLVALKSQLQPHFLFNTLHAIITLLDEDKVSAEDMLLRLSELLRAFLEDYDGQEITLRQELELIELYLGIQRTRFKDRLQSRIYIAPDTLDCAVPSLLLQPIVENAVRHGIGNRVGSDTIEIESRREGDTLCIEVRNRNSTLSTEPEPCAGHGIGLSNTRLRLKELYGGAADVRLDMIWPEGVVCRIRVPFRELEGPDEGPEFSAGLAPA, from the coding sequence ATGAAGATCCGCCTCGGCACGACCCGCATCGGATGGATGTACTACCTCGCCATCTGGACTGCGGTGGCCATCGTGTTCGCCCTGCAGAACGCACTCACCCGCTCGCTCAATGGCGAGGCCGCTGCCCTGTTCGATCACCTGCGCTGGTCGATGATCCAGTGGTACAGCTGGGCTGCGCTGGCGCCGTTGGTGTTCCGGCTGGCCGTGCGTTATCCCCTGCAGCCAGGGCGGCACCTGCTCGGGCTGGGCCCACAACTCGTCGCCAGCCTCGCCGTCACCTTCATGGCGATGATCACCGGCGCACTGATCTCCACGCTGTTCGAGCCCAGCGGGTTTGCCGATCAGCTGGGCTATTTCCTTGCCCAGCATTTCGCGGTGGGGATGCTGACCTACTGGGCCCTGTTTGCGATACAGCAGGCGATGCACTTCCATGCCGAGCAGGCGCAGCGCACGCTGGAGGCCAGCCAACTGGCCACCGATCTCGCGCAGTCACGACTGGTTGCTCTGAAATCCCAGCTGCAACCGCATTTCCTGTTCAACACGCTGCACGCCATCATTACCCTGCTTGACGAAGACAAGGTATCGGCCGAAGACATGCTGCTGCGGCTGAGCGAGCTGCTGCGCGCCTTCCTGGAGGACTACGACGGCCAGGAAATCACACTGCGCCAGGAGCTGGAGCTGATCGAGCTGTATCTCGGCATCCAGCGCACGCGGTTCAAGGACCGTTTGCAGAGCCGCATCTACATCGCACCTGACACGCTGGACTGCGCCGTGCCCAGCCTGTTGTTGCAGCCCATCGTGGAGAACGCCGTGCGGCATGGCATAGGCAACCGTGTGGGCAGCGACACCATCGAGATCGAGAGCCGTCGCGAGGGGGACACGCTGTGCATCGAAGTGCGTAACCGCAACAGCACCCTGTCCACCGAACCGGAACCGTGCGCCGGCCACGGTATCGGCCTGTCCAACACGCGCCTGCGCCTGAAGGAGCTCTACGGCGGTGCCGCCGATGTGCGCTTGGACATGATCTGGCCAGAGGGAGTGGTCTGCCGCATCCGCGTGCCCTTCCGCGAGCTCGAAGGGCCGGATGAGGGACCCGAGTTCAGCGCCGGGCTCGCCCCCGCATGA
- a CDS encoding efflux RND transporter permease subunit has protein sequence MNFSAWAIKRPLPALLIFFVLCVAGLWGFYQLPVARFPDIAFPMTTVTVTQPGASPSQLEAEVTRKVEDSVATVNNVKRVMSSVSEGVSTTTIEFQLEADLATALDDTRDAVTRIRTDLPQDIQEPVISKVDIGGSLMTYALVAPHMTPDEASWFVDRDIARAMYGVPGVAQVTRVGGVQRQVRVDLDSNALIAMGITAGDVSQQLARIQVERAGGKAEIAGAQQTIRTLGTVGDAQALRDYSIALPDGRAVRLSTLATITDAAADPTEAALLDGGEVVAFSMSRTRGSSEVKVEAGVHAALDQIKAAHPGIDFRLVTTAIDETHRSYDSSMTMLWEGALLALLVVWLFLRDWRATWVAALALPLSIIPTFAVMHFFGFTLNMITLLALSVVVGILVDDAIVEIENIVRHLRMGKPPLEAAREAAGEIGNAVIATSLTLAAVFVPVAFMPGIAGKFFREFGWTAATAVLFSLLVARLLTPMMAAYLLKPHGEEKPDSRLMVWYLGWVDAALRHRGRTLWLATGLFVASLALVPFIPATFIPQSDLGRSNLNLELPPGTRLQDTVAVAERARALLTGMPELKQVYTAVGSVLDLGDPGATGVGEPRKATLVLDWGTANTRDRGQQELERDARQRLANLPGVRVSYVSSEPGNLLQLVLSGDDPQRLQDASTALERDLRSLQGLGSVSSTASLLRPELQIVPNAARAADLGVATADIAEAARIATAGDYEQRLAKLNLPDRQVPIRVGFAEATLANPALIGQLRVPGRNGPVPLAAVAEIQQGSGPSQISRYQRQRNVTLTAELNGRPLGEVMTEVQALPSVKQLPPGVSFLNTGDAEVFVELFIGFMLAMAAGLVCIYMVLLLLFNHALMPITILAAVPLCAGGAFGALLITQNMLSLPALIGLLMLIGIATKNSILLVDYAVIAEDEHGMSQHDALVDACRKRAQPIIMTTLAMGAGMMPIALGFAGDSSFRAPMAIAVIGGLITSTLLSLIVIPAAFTVVDDLGEWLSRKFRRQPSHPVA, from the coding sequence ATGAACTTCTCTGCCTGGGCGATCAAGCGCCCGCTGCCTGCGCTGCTGATCTTCTTCGTGTTGTGCGTGGCGGGTCTATGGGGCTTCTACCAGTTGCCGGTGGCGCGCTTCCCGGACATCGCCTTCCCGATGACGACCGTGACGGTAACCCAGCCCGGTGCGTCGCCGAGCCAGCTGGAAGCCGAAGTCACCCGCAAGGTGGAAGACTCGGTCGCCACGGTGAACAACGTGAAGCGGGTGATGTCGTCGGTCAGCGAAGGCGTCAGCACCACGACCATCGAGTTCCAGCTTGAGGCCGACCTGGCCACCGCGCTGGACGATACCCGTGATGCCGTCACCCGCATCCGCACGGATCTGCCGCAGGACATCCAGGAGCCGGTGATCTCCAAGGTCGACATCGGCGGTTCGCTGATGACCTATGCGCTGGTTGCTCCGCACATGACGCCGGATGAGGCGAGCTGGTTCGTCGACCGCGACATCGCCCGCGCCATGTACGGCGTACCCGGCGTGGCACAGGTGACCCGCGTGGGCGGCGTACAGCGGCAAGTGCGCGTGGACCTGGATTCCAATGCGCTGATCGCGATGGGCATCACCGCCGGCGATGTATCGCAGCAGTTGGCCAGGATCCAGGTAGAGCGTGCGGGCGGGAAGGCGGAAATCGCCGGGGCGCAGCAGACCATCCGCACGCTGGGCACGGTAGGCGATGCGCAGGCCCTGCGCGATTACTCCATTGCCTTGCCGGATGGCCGTGCGGTACGCCTTTCGACGCTGGCCACGATCACCGATGCGGCGGCGGATCCGACCGAGGCGGCGCTGCTGGATGGCGGTGAGGTCGTGGCGTTTTCGATGTCGCGCACGCGCGGCTCCAGCGAGGTCAAGGTAGAGGCCGGCGTCCATGCAGCACTGGACCAGATCAAGGCAGCGCATCCCGGCATCGATTTCCGACTGGTCACCACGGCCATCGACGAGACCCACCGCTCCTACGATTCGTCGATGACCATGCTGTGGGAAGGCGCGCTGCTGGCCCTGCTGGTGGTCTGGCTGTTCCTGCGCGACTGGCGTGCGACGTGGGTGGCGGCACTCGCGTTGCCGCTGTCCATCATTCCCACCTTCGCGGTCATGCACTTCTTCGGCTTCACGTTGAACATGATCACGCTGCTGGCGCTGTCGGTGGTGGTCGGCATCCTCGTGGACGATGCGATCGTGGAAATCGAGAACATCGTGCGCCACCTGCGCATGGGCAAGCCGCCGCTGGAGGCGGCGCGCGAGGCCGCGGGTGAAATCGGCAACGCGGTCATTGCGACCTCGCTGACCTTGGCCGCGGTGTTCGTGCCCGTGGCGTTCATGCCCGGCATCGCCGGCAAGTTCTTCCGCGAGTTCGGCTGGACGGCCGCCACGGCGGTACTGTTTTCCTTGCTGGTGGCGCGCCTGCTGACGCCGATGATGGCCGCCTACCTGCTCAAGCCGCACGGCGAAGAGAAGCCGGACTCCCGTTTGATGGTCTGGTACCTCGGCTGGGTGGACGCCGCGTTGCGTCATCGCGGCCGCACGTTGTGGCTGGCCACCGGGCTGTTCGTGGCATCGCTTGCGCTGGTGCCTTTCATCCCGGCGACCTTCATCCCGCAATCCGATCTGGGCCGCAGCAATCTCAACCTGGAACTGCCCCCGGGCACGCGGCTGCAGGACACCGTCGCGGTGGCCGAGCGCGCCCGCGCGCTGCTGACCGGGATGCCGGAACTCAAGCAGGTGTACACCGCGGTAGGCAGCGTGCTCGACCTCGGTGACCCGGGTGCGACGGGCGTGGGTGAGCCGCGCAAGGCCACCCTGGTGCTGGACTGGGGCACCGCCAATACGCGCGACCGTGGCCAGCAGGAACTCGAACGTGACGCACGCCAGCGGCTGGCCAACCTGCCGGGTGTGCGCGTGAGCTATGTCAGCTCCGAACCCGGCAACCTGCTGCAGTTGGTGCTGTCCGGCGACGACCCGCAGCGGCTGCAGGATGCGTCCACCGCACTCGAGCGTGACCTGCGGAGTCTGCAGGGCCTGGGCAGCGTGTCGTCCACCGCGTCGCTGCTGCGCCCGGAGCTGCAGATCGTGCCCAACGCGGCCCGCGCAGCCGATCTGGGCGTGGCGACCGCTGATATCGCCGAGGCCGCGCGCATCGCGACCGCCGGTGATTACGAACAGCGGCTGGCCAAGCTCAACCTGCCGGACCGGCAGGTCCCGATCCGGGTGGGCTTCGCTGAGGCCACGCTGGCCAATCCGGCGTTGATCGGACAGCTGCGGGTGCCCGGCCGAAACGGTCCGGTGCCGCTGGCGGCGGTGGCCGAGATCCAGCAGGGCAGTGGGCCGTCGCAGATCTCGCGCTACCAGCGCCAGCGCAACGTGACCCTTACCGCCGAACTCAACGGACGTCCGCTGGGCGAGGTGATGACCGAAGTGCAGGCGCTGCCCAGCGTCAAGCAGCTGCCGCCGGGCGTGAGTTTCCTCAACACCGGTGATGCGGAAGTCTTCGTCGAGCTGTTCATCGGCTTCATGCTGGCGATGGCGGCCGGCCTGGTCTGCATCTACATGGTGCTGTTGCTGCTGTTCAACCATGCGCTGATGCCGATCACCATCCTGGCGGCGGTGCCGCTGTGCGCGGGCGGTGCCTTCGGTGCGCTGTTGATCACCCAGAACATGCTGTCCCTGCCGGCGCTGATCGGGCTGCTGATGCTGATCGGCATCGCCACCAAGAACTCCATCCTGCTGGTGGATTACGCGGTGATCGCCGAGGACGAACACGGCATGAGCCAGCACGACGCCTTGGTGGATGCCTGCCGCAAGCGTGCGCAGCCGATCATCATGACCACCTTGGCGATGGGCGCGGGCATGATGCCCATCGCGCTGGGGTTTGCCGGTGACTCCAGTTTCCGCGCACCGATGGCGATCGCCGTGATCGGTGGACTGATCACCTCCACGCTGCTCAGCCTGATCGTCATCCCGGCCGCGTTCACCGTGGTCGACGACCTGGGTGAATGGTTGTCGCGGAAGTTCCGCCGCCAACCCTCGCATCCAGTTGCGTAA
- the yjgA gene encoding ribosome biogenesis factor YjgA translates to MRGRDEETGEFHDKSRKQKRNDALDVLALGEKLVSLTPAQLARLPVPEDLLPHIAECKRITAHIAHKRQLAFLAKHMRREEESALDAIREALDANSDTGRREVAMMHRAEDWREKLMNDGDAALSKLLGEYPQADRQELRTLVRNAQAEKAKNKPPRAYREIFQVLRALMLPAALGLIVADSDEDVDADESSDATEDAQD, encoded by the coding sequence ATGCGCGGACGCGACGAAGAAACCGGTGAATTCCACGATAAAAGCCGCAAGCAGAAGCGCAACGATGCGCTGGACGTGCTTGCGCTGGGCGAAAAGCTGGTTTCGCTGACACCGGCGCAGCTGGCGCGCCTGCCGGTGCCGGAGGATCTGCTGCCGCACATCGCCGAATGCAAGCGCATCACCGCGCACATCGCGCACAAGCGGCAACTGGCGTTCCTGGCCAAGCACATGCGGCGCGAGGAAGAATCGGCGCTGGATGCGATCCGCGAGGCGCTGGACGCCAACAGTGATACCGGTCGCCGCGAAGTGGCGATGATGCATCGTGCCGAAGATTGGCGCGAGAAGCTGATGAACGACGGTGACGCGGCGCTGTCCAAGCTGCTGGGCGAATATCCGCAGGCGGACCGGCAGGAACTGCGCACGCTGGTGCGCAATGCCCAGGCCGAAAAGGCGAAGAACAAGCCGCCGCGTGCGTACCGCGAGATCTTCCAGGTGCTGCGTGCGTTGATGCTGCCGGCGGCGCTGGGGTTGATCGTGGCCGACAGCGACGAAGACGTGGACGCTGACGAAAGCAGCGACGCGACCGAAGACGCCCAGGACTGA
- a CDS encoding DUF4870 domain-containing protein, producing the protein MSEFDNVTAPPPPPTSLDPAPADQRTMALAAHLLGIFTWFIGALVIWLINKDDASKAFVTDQAKEALNFQITIAIAMAICVVLMIVFIGALLMPVVGVLNVVFCIIAAVKANNGEAYRYPFTLRLIK; encoded by the coding sequence ATGAGCGAATTCGACAACGTCACCGCCCCGCCGCCGCCGCCGACCAGCCTGGATCCGGCCCCGGCCGATCAGCGCACCATGGCACTGGCTGCCCACCTGCTGGGTATCTTCACCTGGTTCATCGGCGCGCTGGTCATCTGGCTGATCAACAAGGATGACGCCAGCAAGGCCTTCGTCACCGACCAGGCCAAGGAAGCGCTGAACTTCCAGATCACCATCGCCATCGCCATGGCGATCTGCGTAGTGCTGATGATCGTCTTCATTGGCGCGCTGTTGATGCCGGTGGTCGGCGTGCTGAACGTGGTGTTCTGCATCATCGCTGCAGTGAAGGCCAACAACGGCGAAGCGTACCGCTACCCGTTCACCCTGCGCCTGATCAAGTAA
- the pmbA gene encoding metalloprotease PmbA yields the protein MNVIAPEAAVATGPEARLEQLADISQQLLDHARRLGASQAEVSCSEDRGLDVNVRLGEVETVESTADRGIAVTVYFGKRKGSASTADLQPSSLVATVEQACAIARHTEDDVASGLADAELMAREFPDLDGWHPWALQAEHAIDLALACEAAGRESDARISNTDGASVSTGQSLSVYANSHGFFGRERGTHHSMSVALIAGHGDGMQRDGWYTSALAREDLEDGAAVGRKAAERTIARLQPRSLATASMPVLFAPEVARSLIGHLLSAVSGGALYREASFLLDSVGTTLFPSWMQIDELPHLRRGRRSAAFDGDGVATRTSAIVRDGVLQRYILGSYSARKLGLQTTANAGGVHNLQIAASEAGLDMRSIARQMGNGLLVTELMGQGVNAVTGDYSRGAGGFRVENGEILYPVDGITIAGNLREMFQSIEAIGSDIDPRSHVSMGSLLVGKMTVAGND from the coding sequence TTGAACGTCATCGCCCCTGAAGCGGCCGTTGCCACTGGCCCCGAGGCCCGGCTGGAACAGCTGGCCGACATTTCCCAGCAGTTGCTGGACCATGCGCGCCGACTGGGCGCCAGCCAGGCCGAGGTGTCCTGCAGCGAGGATCGCGGGCTGGATGTGAATGTCCGCCTGGGCGAAGTGGAGACAGTGGAATCCACTGCCGACCGCGGCATCGCGGTCACGGTGTACTTCGGCAAGCGCAAGGGCAGCGCCAGCACCGCCGATCTGCAGCCGTCCAGCCTGGTGGCCACGGTGGAGCAGGCCTGCGCCATTGCCCGCCACACCGAAGATGACGTCGCGTCCGGTCTGGCGGATGCCGAGCTGATGGCCCGTGAATTCCCGGATCTGGATGGCTGGCACCCGTGGGCGCTGCAGGCCGAGCACGCCATCGACCTGGCGCTGGCCTGCGAAGCGGCCGGCCGCGAGAGCGATGCCCGCATCAGCAATACCGACGGCGCCTCGGTGTCCACCGGGCAGAGCCTGTCGGTGTATGCCAACTCGCACGGTTTCTTCGGCCGCGAGCGCGGTACCCATCATTCCATGAGCGTGGCCCTGATCGCCGGCCACGGCGATGGCATGCAGCGGGACGGCTGGTACACCAGTGCGCTGGCCCGTGAGGACCTCGAGGACGGCGCGGCCGTTGGGCGCAAGGCGGCCGAGCGCACCATCGCCCGATTGCAGCCGCGCTCGTTGGCGACGGCCAGCATGCCGGTACTGTTCGCCCCGGAAGTGGCGCGCAGCCTGATCGGGCACCTGCTGTCGGCGGTGTCCGGTGGGGCGCTGTACCGCGAAGCCAGCTTCCTGCTGGACAGCGTGGGCACGACGCTGTTCCCTTCCTGGATGCAGATCGACGAGCTGCCGCACCTGCGCCGTGGTCGCCGATCGGCCGCGTTCGATGGCGACGGTGTGGCCACCCGCACCTCGGCCATCGTGCGTGATGGCGTACTGCAGCGTTACATCCTTGGCAGCTATTCGGCACGCAAGCTGGGCCTGCAGACCACCGCCAATGCCGGCGGCGTGCACAACCTGCAGATCGCCGCCAGCGAAGCGGGCCTGGACATGCGGTCGATCGCCCGGCAGATGGGCAATGGCCTGCTGGTGACCGAGCTGATGGGGCAGGGCGTCAATGCCGTGACCGGTGACTACTCGCGCGGCGCCGGTGGCTTCCGCGTGGAGAACGGCGAGATCCTGTACCCGGTGGACGGCATCACCATCGCCGGCAACCTGCGGGAAATGTTCCAGTCCATCGAGGCGATCGGCAGTGACATCGACCCCCGCTCGCACGTTTCGATGGGCTCGCTGCTGGTCGGAAAAATGACGGTGGCCGGTAACGATTGA
- a CDS encoding efflux RND transporter periplasmic adaptor subunit, with protein sequence MRAPFVRVTPLLLIAILLSACAGKEDTTAEAAAATSALPVSLATAEQQVMARTVLVSGPVTAYEEMQLGVEISGQRVTALPVDVGQWVKKGQVLLQLDHRTLDSELAQADASLKQAQAAQELARLNFDRSEKLAAQQLISASSLDELRASRINAEAQTATARAARDAARLRREFADLRAPADGLISKRLVQPGQVVSAGTELLRLIRDGRLEWRAELPENQLADVAVGNAIELPYAGQVVTGRIRAVTPGVDAQTRTGTLYADLPTPGPLKPGVFVEGRIVTGDGEVLTIPTAAIVQRDGHSYVFSVSDTQQAARLRVRTGQAVEGRTAILDGLKAGDKVVVEGAGFLGEGDRVRVVSAAKAAAR encoded by the coding sequence ATGCGTGCACCCTTCGTGCGTGTTACCCCTCTGCTCCTGATCGCGATCCTGCTCAGCGCATGCGCTGGCAAGGAGGACACGACTGCCGAGGCCGCGGCGGCAACCTCGGCGTTGCCGGTTTCGCTGGCTACGGCGGAGCAGCAGGTGATGGCGCGCACCGTGCTGGTGTCCGGCCCGGTCACCGCGTATGAGGAAATGCAGTTGGGCGTGGAGATCAGCGGTCAGCGCGTTACCGCGTTGCCGGTGGATGTCGGCCAGTGGGTAAAGAAGGGGCAGGTACTGCTGCAACTGGACCATCGCACGCTGGACAGCGAACTGGCACAGGCCGACGCATCGCTCAAGCAGGCACAGGCCGCGCAGGAACTGGCCCGCCTGAACTTCGATCGCAGCGAGAAGCTGGCTGCCCAGCAACTCATCAGTGCCAGCAGCCTGGATGAACTGCGGGCCAGCCGCATCAATGCCGAAGCGCAGACCGCGACCGCGCGCGCCGCGCGCGATGCGGCCCGCCTGCGCCGCGAGTTCGCCGATCTGCGTGCCCCGGCCGATGGACTGATCTCCAAGCGGCTGGTGCAGCCGGGCCAGGTGGTGTCGGCCGGCACCGAACTGCTACGCCTGATCCGCGATGGTCGGTTGGAGTGGCGTGCCGAGCTGCCGGAAAACCAGCTCGCCGATGTGGCGGTCGGCAATGCGATCGAGTTGCCTTACGCAGGGCAGGTGGTCACCGGCCGCATCCGTGCGGTCACTCCGGGGGTGGATGCACAGACGCGCACCGGCACGTTGTACGCCGACCTGCCCACGCCCGGTCCCCTCAAGCCCGGCGTCTTCGTCGAAGGCCGCATCGTCACCGGCGACGGCGAGGTGCTGACCATTCCGACCGCGGCGATCGTGCAGCGTGATGGCCACAGCTATGTCTTCAGCGTGAGCGACACGCAGCAGGCAGCGCGCCTGCGGGTACGTACCGGACAGGCCGTGGAAGGCCGCACCGCGATCCTCGACGGCCTGAAGGCGGGCGACAAGGTGGTGGTGGAGGGCGCTGGTTTCCTCGGCGAGGGGGATCGCGTGCGCGTGGTCAGCGCGGCGAAGGCGGCCGCACGATGA
- a CDS encoding TetR/AcrR family transcriptional regulator C-terminal domain-containing protein, with protein MRQAIAREHIVEAAFLILDEAGLEGLTLRKVACSLGIRAPSLYWHFKSKQALIDAMADAMIADVARVIPDGQPWRQTLLQIAREFRLAFKARRDGARVYVGTFLATENMLRVAEASIAALVGAGAPVPFAATTGMDLVYYTMGFVIEEQSWPGDGSMEALGATFMALAEARFPRCWQARDIWREVDFDARFEQGLGLMLDGIELRLARAS; from the coding sequence ATGCGCCAGGCAATCGCCCGGGAACACATCGTCGAGGCCGCCTTTCTGATCCTCGACGAGGCGGGTCTGGAGGGCCTTACCCTGCGCAAAGTGGCCTGCTCGCTGGGCATCCGCGCGCCGTCGCTTTACTGGCACTTCAAGAGCAAGCAGGCGCTGATCGACGCCATGGCCGACGCGATGATCGCCGACGTGGCGCGGGTGATCCCTGACGGCCAGCCTTGGCGGCAGACCCTGCTGCAGATCGCCCGCGAGTTCCGTCTGGCCTTCAAGGCGCGCCGCGATGGTGCGCGCGTCTATGTGGGGACCTTCCTCGCCACTGAGAACATGCTGCGGGTGGCCGAGGCAAGCATTGCCGCGCTGGTCGGCGCGGGCGCGCCGGTGCCTTTCGCTGCAACCACCGGGATGGATCTCGTTTACTACACGATGGGCTTCGTCATCGAAGAACAATCGTGGCCGGGCGACGGCAGCATGGAAGCGCTGGGCGCGACCTTCATGGCATTGGCCGAAGCCCGTTTCCCACGCTGCTGGCAGGCCCGCGACATCTGGCGTGAAGTCGATTTCGACGCCCGCTTTGAACAAGGGCTGGGCCTGATGCTGGATGGCATCGAACTGCGCCTTGCCCGCGCCTCCTGA
- a CDS encoding response regulator: MSIATLVVDDEPIARHAIVRLLRDDPQIEIVGECGDGVSAVKAIREHSPDLVFLDIQMPAITGLDVVATIGAERMPATVFVTAYEQYAVKAFEANAVDYLVKPFSRERFAATLQRAKDRLSARTGMGPEASARILQALDALRPREDYLERIPLRVDEHVVLVPVDDIVWIKADRNVVQIHVADRIHELRETMTALAARLDPRHFARVHRSAIVNVRRVKSIHPWFNGHHVVTLDTGQQLRMSRYQNEAFMRLVSMRGER, from the coding sequence ATGAGCATCGCCACGCTGGTGGTGGACGATGAACCCATCGCGCGGCATGCGATCGTCCGGTTGTTGCGCGATGATCCGCAGATCGAGATCGTCGGTGAGTGCGGCGACGGCGTGTCCGCAGTGAAAGCGATCCGCGAGCACTCGCCGGACCTGGTCTTCCTCGACATCCAGATGCCTGCCATCACCGGGCTGGACGTGGTCGCCACCATCGGCGCGGAGCGCATGCCCGCTACTGTGTTCGTTACCGCCTACGAGCAGTACGCGGTGAAGGCGTTCGAGGCGAACGCGGTGGACTATCTGGTCAAACCTTTCAGCCGCGAACGCTTTGCCGCCACGCTGCAGCGCGCGAAGGACCGCCTTTCCGCACGTACGGGCATGGGACCCGAGGCGTCGGCCCGCATCCTGCAGGCACTCGATGCGCTGCGTCCGCGTGAGGATTACCTGGAGCGGATTCCGCTGCGCGTGGACGAGCACGTGGTGCTGGTGCCGGTGGATGACATCGTCTGGATCAAGGCGGACCGCAACGTCGTGCAGATCCACGTGGCCGACCGCATCCATGAACTGCGCGAGACCATGACCGCCCTCGCCGCCCGGCTGGATCCGCGGCACTTCGCGCGCGTGCACCGATCTGCCATCGTCAACGTACGGCGCGTGAAGTCCATCCACCCGTGGTTCAACGGTCACCACGTGGTGACGCTGGATACTGGGCAGCAGCTGCGCATGAGCCGTTATCAGAACGAGGCGTTCATGAGGCTGGTGTCGATGCGTGGGGAGCGGTGA
- the tldD gene encoding metalloprotease TldD, whose protein sequence is MTDNALTLATDRLLQPAGLDAGLLENTFGHLLGPGIDFGDLYFQHARRESWSVEDGIVKDGAHSIEQGVGVRAISGEKTGFAYSDDIHRDALSSAAQSARAISREGGAQTGKSLLRGDARALYPALDPVDSLGNEAKVEVLKRLDSYLRAADPRVKQVTVSLSGGVDTVLIARSDGVLGADIRPLVRLNVQVIVEQGGRRESGYSGGGGRYDYTELFANGRPEAFAREALRQALVNLEAVPAPAGVMPVVLGPGWPGVLLHEAVGHGLEGDFNRKGTSVYAGRLGERVASPGVTIVDDGTLEGRRGSLNIDDEGQRTQCTTLIEDGILVGYMQDSLNARLMGMAPTGNGRRESFAHLTMPRMTNTYMRAGQHDPQEMIRSVKKGLYAVNFGGGQVDITSGKYVFTATEAYLIEDGRITAPVKGATIIGNGPETMQKVRMIGNDLALDAGVGICGKDGQSVPVGVGQPSLLIDGLTVGGTQA, encoded by the coding sequence ATGACCGATAACGCCCTGACCCTCGCTACCGACCGCCTGCTGCAGCCCGCCGGGCTGGATGCCGGCCTCCTGGAAAACACCTTCGGCCACCTGCTGGGCCCGGGCATCGACTTTGGTGACCTGTATTTCCAGCATGCCCGCCGCGAAAGCTGGAGCGTGGAAGACGGCATCGTCAAGGACGGTGCGCATTCCATCGAGCAAGGCGTCGGCGTGCGCGCGATTTCCGGTGAGAAGACCGGCTTCGCCTACTCCGATGACATCCACCGCGACGCATTGTCCAGTGCAGCGCAGTCCGCGCGCGCGATTTCGCGCGAGGGCGGGGCGCAGACCGGCAAGTCGCTGCTGCGCGGCGATGCGCGCGCGCTGTACCCCGCGCTGGATCCGGTGGACAGCCTGGGCAACGAAGCCAAGGTGGAGGTGCTGAAGCGGTTGGACAGCTACCTGCGCGCGGCCGACCCACGGGTGAAGCAGGTCACCGTCAGCCTGTCCGGCGGCGTGGACACCGTGCTGATCGCCCGCAGCGACGGCGTGCTGGGGGCGGATATCCGCCCGCTGGTACGCTTGAACGTGCAGGTGATCGTGGAGCAGGGCGGTCGCCGCGAATCCGGTTATTCCGGCGGTGGCGGTCGCTACGACTACACCGAGCTGTTCGCCAATGGCCGCCCGGAAGCCTTTGCCCGCGAAGCGCTGCGGCAGGCCTTGGTGAACCTGGAGGCCGTACCGGCCCCGGCAGGCGTGATGCCGGTGGTGCTGGGTCCGGGCTGGCCCGGTGTGCTGCTGCACGAAGCCGTGGGTCATGGGCTGGAAGGTGACTTCAACCGCAAGGGCACCAGCGTGTACGCCGGTCGCCTGGGTGAGCGCGTTGCATCGCCCGGGGTGACCATCGTCGACGATGGCACGCTGGAAGGTCGCCGTGGCTCGCTCAACATCGACGATGAGGGCCAGCGGACGCAGTGCACCACGCTGATCGAAGACGGCATCCTGGTCGGCTACATGCAGGACTCGCTCAACGCGCGGCTGATGGGCATGGCGCCGACCGGCAACGGCCGCCGCGAGTCCTTCGCGCACCTGACGATGCCGCGCATGACCAATACCTACATGCGCGCCGGTCAGCACGACCCGCAGGAAATGATCCGTTCGGTGAAGAAGGGCCTGTACGCGGTCAATTTCGGCGGTGGCCAGGTCGATATCACCAGCGGCAAGTATGTGTTCACCGCGACCGAGGCTTACCTGATCGAAGACGGCCGCATCACCGCCCCGGTGAAGGGCGCCACGATCATCGGCAACGGTCCGGAGACCATGCAGAAGGTGCGGATGATCGGCAACGATCTGGCACTGGATGCAGGCGTCGGCATCTGCGGCAAGGACGGCCAGAGTGTGCCGGTAGGCGTGGGCCAGCCCTCGCTGCTGATCGACGGACTCACTGTGGGTGGCACCCAGGCGTGA